A single genomic interval of Desulfobacterales bacterium harbors:
- a CDS encoding universal stress protein yields MDMIVIGIRRRSKLDKLLFGSNAQYIVIKAHCPVLCVK; encoded by the coding sequence ATCGATATGATCGTCATCGGCATTCGGCGGCGCTCGAAGCTGGATAAACTGCTTTTTGGCTCCAACGCCCAATACATCGTTATCAAGGCGCATTGCCCCGTGCTTTGCGTTAAATAA